The genomic stretch TCGCGACGCAGTCGTACCGGACCGGCCGGGTGGGCGCGATAGCGATGTTGTTGCAGAGCAGCGCTCCGGACTCGTTCATGGACCGCGCCTCCGCCCTGGACGAGTTGAACCTGGTCAACGACAAGAAGTTGGGCGAGATCAACGCGGTCAAGGAGCGCGCCGACCAGGCCAAGATCGCGTCCGACGCCGAGGTGCGCGAGCAGCAGAAGCTGACCAACGACATGGCCCGCAAGAAGACCGAGGCGGAGAAGTCGCTGCGTCTGGTCGGCGGCGAGAGCCTGACCGGTGGCCTGGTGGCCGCCACCTCGCCGGTCGCCCGGGTGGCGCCGAACCGCGCGTCCGACGGCAGTTGGAAGCCGGAGTCGTGCAACCAGAACGACCCGACCACGTCGGGCTGCATCACGCCCCGCACGCTGCACATGTACAAGGAGGTCAAGCGGGCCGGCTTCAACCGCTTCGTCGGTTGCTGGCGACCGGGTGACAAGTTCGAGCACCCCAAGGGCCGGGCCTGTGACTGGTCGTTGCAGAACAGCGGGTTCAGCCCCTGGCACAACAACGACACCCGGATCTACGGCAACAACCTGGCGGCCTTCCTGGTTCGCAACGCCGACCGGCTCGGCATCTACTACGTGATCTGGAACCGGCAGATCTGGTTCCCGACCGAGAATAGGTGGCGGTCCTACAGCGGCCCGTCCAACCACACGGACCACGTGCACGTGTCGCTGCTCTGAGCACCAGCCGGTGACCTGCGAGGGCCGTTCCGCCATCCGGCGGAACGGCCCTCGTCGTCCGTGTCGGTGAGCGCGGGTCAGGCCGCGGCTGCCACCACACCCGCCATCTCGGTGGGCTCCGCCGCGACGATCCGCACCTCACCGGCGGCCAGCCGGTACGACATGCCCACCACCGCGCACCCGCCCGCAGCCACCTCGGCGGCGAGCGCCTCGGACGACTCCAGCATCGCCTCGACGGTCTGCGCGATGTGGATGTCGACGATCGCGTCCAGGTCGTCGACCCCCGCCTGCTGGGCCCGACGCAGGCTGGGCACCACCGCGTCCACCACGGCACGCAGGTGCCCGGTGGGCGCGGTGCCGGTGGCCGCTGCGGCCCGGGCCGCCTGGACGGCACCGCACGAGTCGTGCCCGAGCACCACCACGAGCGGCGTACGCAGCACGCTCACCGCGTACTCGACGCTGCCCAGCACCTCGGGGCCGATGGTGTGCCCAGCGGTGCGGACCACGAAGAGGTCACCCAACCCCCGGTCAAAGATGATCTCCGCAGCGAGCCGGGAGTCGGAGCAACCGACGATCACCGCGAAGGGGTGCTGCTCGGTGGCGACGGCGGCCCGGTGGCTGGCGTTCTGGTTGGGGTGCCGGAGCGTGTCGGTGACGAACCGACGGTTGCCGGCCATCAGCTCGGCGAGGGCGCGCTGCCGCGCGCCGGGCAGGTCGGCGGTCAGGTACTCGCGCTCGAGACCGGGCTGCGCCCCGATCGTTCCGGGTCGACTCATCCGGCGTCACCTCGCCTCTCGGTGGAATGCCTGGTCATCCCGGCCGACGTTGGCCACGGGCTGCCGACCAACCGTCACACGCAGCGCAAGGCCCGTCAAGCTATGCGTGATCTGCATTTCATGTATTCCAGAACGCTTGCCAACCGGGCGTGAGCGAACGAACGCGCAGCCCCGGAGCACGGCTGGACAGGCCATACCATGGCGGGCATGGCGACCTCAGGCGAGCGAGAGAGCACCCGCAACTGGACTTTCCTGACAAATCACGCACACGTGCTGCTCGCCATCGCCCGCGATCCCACCGCCCGGCTGCGCGACGTCGCCACCGAGGTGGGGGTCACCGAACGCGCCGCCCAGGCCATCGTCGCCGACCTGGAGGCGGGCGGTTACCTGTTCCGCACCCGGGTGGGCCGCCGCAACGAGTACACCCTCAACCCGGCCGGCCGGTTCCGCCACCCTGCGGAGGCCGACCGCCAGGTCGGCGACCTGCTGGCCCTGTTCGCCGACGAGCCGGAGAACGGGGACACCGGCCGCTGAAGGAGTCCACACTGGACGACGTGGCGAGATTCACCGACCGGACGCGGCGCACACCCATGTGCATTCTCCGGACGCGAACGATAGGTTGAACGCGTGTCGTCCGTCGCGCTCGCCCGTCCCTTGTGGCCGGCGACGCTGCGCACGCTCCGCGAGCTGACCCGGCTGGCGCTGGCCGCCCTCGTGCTGGCGGTCGGCCTCGGTGCGGCCGCCGCCGATCTGCCACTGCGCCCGGCCGGCGACCAGCCGACCCGCGTAGCCGCCGTCGATCACCGCGCCTGGTCCGTCGCCGCCGACCTCCCGGCCTGGCCGGGCACCGTCACACCGGTCACCGAGCAGGTCCGGGCATCCGGCGTGCTGGCCACGTCGCATCCGCAGCCGACGATCCCGACCGCGCCGCCGGCCCGCCCCGAGCCCACCGCCGGGTCCGGCCTGGCCGGCACCACCACGGTCCACCAGAGCGCCGTGCCGCGCCCCGCCGTCGGTCACGGCGAGCCAACCCGTCGAGGCCCACCGGCCGCCTGACCGTCGGCCTGCCCCAGGACACCCCACGGCCCACGTGGCCCGCCCGTCGACCCGGCCCCGACCTCGGACACACGGCCACCACGGCCCACGGGTACGGGCACGCCGCCGTCGCCGATCCGCCCGATACACCGGCCCCGGGCAGCGCAGCCGGATCAGCCCACCGACCTTCCCCGATCGACGACCCTCATCCGACCGCGAGAGGTGTTGATGATGCAGACCGCTCTCTCCTACGTCCTGCCCGACGTCCCCCGGGCCGCCGCGATCTGGCTGAGCCTGCTGGGCGTGGTGATCCTCGTCATCGCCGCTCTGCTGCTGCGCCCCCGGCACCTCCTGCGTTTCGACGCGGGCACCCGGATCCGCGAGGCCGCACTGCCAAGTCGCGCCGAGCACACCGAGGAACAGCGGGACCAGGACCGCTGGGCGGAAGAGGTCGCGGTGGCCGCCGACCGGGCCGACGCCACGGCCCGGCGACGCCGCGAGGAGTGGCTCACCGCGCAGGACGAGGCCGAGCAGGCGTGGCAGGCGTACGAGGTGGCGGAGTCGGACGTCCGCCGGCTGACCGGAGCCGCCGGGATGCCGCTGCCGCAGACCCCGCGCACCCCCTCGGAGTACGCCGACCGGGAGCGCTGGCTGCACCGGGCGGCCATGGCGGCGTACTGGCAGCGGGAGCTGTCGGTGGAACAGCTCAGCGACGTCTTCGCGCACCGGGGCTGGGACCCGCGACTGCACCCGGTCGAACAGGAGCTGGCGCTGCGCCGGGCCGTACGCGACCACCTCTTCGCGCTTCAGCAGACTGCCCACGAGCGGGCGCAGGAGAGCTGGCGGGCCACCGAGTTGGCCGCCTCGGCGGCACGCAGCCTGCGGGACGAGGCGCTCTCGGCGCTGCTGCCGCAGGTCGAGGAACGCGACTCCGTGCTGCCGTTGACCGCGCTGGGTGGCGTCGAGCAGACCCGGGAGATGCCGACCGTGGTTCCCGGGCGGGCGGCCGCCGCGTACTGACCGGTTCGGCGGCGTAGCCGCGTACTGACCGGTTCGGCCCTGACGGGCAGATGGCGCGAACCTCCTCCGGCGCGTCGGGCGGGAACCTAGCGTGGGATCGGTGTCGGACGGGCACCGGCCGGGTACCGACCTCGCCGGACAGAGGAGGCCGACGTGGTCGCACGAGGTGGCGGTCGTACGCCCGAGGAGTCGACGCGGCGGGGTGCCGGGCCGAGACAGACCTGGGCGGCTCTGCCCTGGCTGGTGCGGACGGCGGTGGTGTGGAGCGCCTGCCTGGTGGTGATCGCCGCCGGGCTGTACCTGCTGGCGCGGATCACGCTGCTGGTCACCCCGCTGGCCATCGCGCTGGCCGCCACCTTCTTCCTGGCCGCGCTGCTCGACCCGGTCCAGCTCGCATTGCGCCGGCTGCGACTGCCCGCCGCGCTGGCCGCCCTGCTCACCGTCCTGCTCCTGCTCGGTGTCCTGTTCGGCGTGGGCCTGCTGGTCTGGAACATGACCGCGAGCCAGTTCAGCGAGCTGGGCGACGAGCTGCGGGAAGGCCTGGAACGCAGCCGCGACTTCGTCACCTCCACGCTGCCGGTCACCGACGAGCAACTCGACGGCCTCGTCGGGCAGCTCCGCCAGGCGCTCAGCCAGCAGGAGGTCGACCCGGTCGCCAGCGCGCAGACGGTGGCGGAGGTCTTCGGCTCCGTCCTGCTCGCCCTGGTGCTGCTCTTCTTCCTGCTCAAGGACGGCCGGTCGATGTGGCACTGGACGTTGCGCCGGGCGGGCGGGCCGAACCGGGAGATCGCCGCCAAGGCGGGTCGGGTCGGCTGGCGTACGCTCGGTTCGTACAGCCGGGGCACGATGCTGATCGCGGCGATCGACGCCATCGGCATCGGTCTGGCGCTGGTGCTGCTCGGGGTGCCGCTGGCCTTCCCGCTCGCGTTGATCACGTTCTTCGGCGGTTTCGTACCGATCATCGGCGCCACCGTGGCCGGCGCGGTCGCGGTGCTGGTGGCGCTGGCCGCCAACGGCCCCACCACCGCTCTGCTCACCCTGGCTGCGGTGATCGCCGTGCAGCAGATCGAGGGCAACCTGCTCGAACCGCTGGTCATGAAGCGACAGGTCCGGCTGCACCCGGTGGTGATCCTGCTCGCGGTCACGGCCGGCACGCTCATCGCCGGCATCGCGGGTGCCTTCGTCGCGGTTCCGATCGCCGCCGTCGTGTGGCGGGTCAT from Micromonospora craniellae encodes the following:
- a CDS encoding coiled-coil domain-containing protein, with the translated sequence MTAPLRRWMTPVVAVFAAFAVFAGPLPAMATPTPPRPAEHDDDPPMLNDLIESANRDFSKAKNQLEKSKKRQLKLDVELRRAQADLDALTPQVAKIATQSYRTGRVGAIAMLLQSSAPDSFMDRASALDELNLVNDKKLGEINAVKERADQAKIASDAEVREQQKLTNDMARKKTEAEKSLRLVGGESLTGGLVAATSPVARVAPNRASDGSWKPESCNQNDPTTSGCITPRTLHMYKEVKRAGFNRFVGCWRPGDKFEHPKGRACDWSLQNSGFSPWHNNDTRIYGNNLAAFLVRNADRLGIYYVIWNRQIWFPTENRWRSYSGPSNHTDHVHVSLL
- a CDS encoding carbonic anhydrase, giving the protein MSRPGTIGAQPGLEREYLTADLPGARQRALAELMAGNRRFVTDTLRHPNQNASHRAAVATEQHPFAVIVGCSDSRLAAEIIFDRGLGDLFVVRTAGHTIGPEVLGSVEYAVSVLRTPLVVVLGHDSCGAVQAARAAAATGTAPTGHLRAVVDAVVPSLRRAQQAGVDDLDAIVDIHIAQTVEAMLESSEALAAEVAAGGCAVVGMSYRLAAGEVRIVAAEPTEMAGVVAAAA
- a CDS encoding helix-turn-helix transcriptional regulator; the protein is MAGMATSGERESTRNWTFLTNHAHVLLAIARDPTARLRDVATEVGVTERAAQAIVADLEAGGYLFRTRVGRRNEYTLNPAGRFRHPAEADRQVGDLLALFADEPENGDTGR
- a CDS encoding AI-2E family transporter yields the protein MVARGGGRTPEESTRRGAGPRQTWAALPWLVRTAVVWSACLVVIAAGLYLLARITLLVTPLAIALAATFFLAALLDPVQLALRRLRLPAALAALLTVLLLLGVLFGVGLLVWNMTASQFSELGDELREGLERSRDFVTSTLPVTDEQLDGLVGQLRQALSQQEVDPVASAQTVAEVFGSVLLALVLLFFLLKDGRSMWHWTLRRAGGPNREIAAKAGRVGWRTLGSYSRGTMLIAAIDAIGIGLALVLLGVPLAFPLALITFFGGFVPIIGATVAGAVAVLVALAANGPTTALLTLAAVIAVQQIEGNLLEPLVMKRQVRLHPVVILLAVTAGTLIAGIAGAFVAVPIAAVVWRVIDSVQQQRQVAASRRRWTRIIRGRTAQARARRTVRKV